A genomic stretch from Camelus dromedarius isolate mCamDro1 chromosome 10, mCamDro1.pat, whole genome shotgun sequence includes:
- the LOC105105945 gene encoding olfactory receptor 1L8 yields the protein MEEINQTSSVSEFILLGLSSLPEDQKPLFILFLTMYLVTITGNLLIILAICSDPHLQTPMYFFLSFLSFTDICFVTTIVPRMLVNFLSEKKTISYARCLTQMYFIYVLGNTDSCLLAVMAFDRYVAICDPFHHVTIMSHHRCVLLVAVSCSLPHLHSLLHTLLLNQLTFCNSSVIHHFLCDINPLLKSSCSSTFVNNITIKTEGLVVLVTPFLCIVFSYIRILITVLKIPSAAGKHKAFSTCGSHFTVVILFYGSVFYVYLKPLSSYTVRDRVATIVYTVLSSMLNPFIYSLRNKDIKRSLGKLMGRRMS from the coding sequence ATGGAAGAAATCAACCAGACTAGCAGCGTCTCTGAGTTCATCCTCCTGGGACTCTCCTCCCTGCCTGAGGACCAGAAGCCACTCTTTATCCTCTTCCTCACCATGTACCTGGTCACCATAACAGGGAATCTGCTCATCATCCTGGCCATCTGCTCTGACCCCCACCTCCAGACCCCCatgtatttcttcttgagtttCCTGTCGTTCACTGACATTTGCTTCGTAACAACCATTGTCCCCAGGATGCTGGTCAACTTCCTGTCGGAGAAGAAGACCATCTCCTATGCTAGGTGTCTGACTcagatgtattttatatatgttttggGCAACACTGACAGCTGCCTTCTAGCAGTCATGGCCTttgaccgctatgtggccatctgtgACCCCTTCCACCATGTCACCATCATGAGCCACCACCGCTGTGTCCTCCTGGTGGCCGTCTCCTGCTCATTGCCTCACCTCCACTCACTCCTACACACACTTCTGCTGAATCAGCTCACTTTCTGCAACTCCAGTGTCATCCACCACTTTCTCTGTGACATCAACCCTCTGCTGAAATCATCCTGCTCCTCCACATTTGtcaacaatatcacaataaagacaGAAGGACTGGTTGTTTTGGTGACTCCATTTCTATGCATTGTTTTTTCGTATATACGAATCCTCATTACGGTTCTCAAGATTCCCTCAGCTGCTGGGAAACACAAAGCCTTCTCCACTTGTGGTTCCCATTTTACTGTGGTGATCCTGTTTTACGGAAGCGTCTTTTATGTCTATTTAAAGCCCTTGTCCAGCTACACTGTTAGGGACCGCGTGGCAACAATTGTCTACACAGTTCTGTCCTCTATGCTCAACCCTTTCATCTACAGCCTGAGAAACAAAGACATAAAGAGGAGCCTGGGGAAGCTGATGGGCAGGAGGATGTCCTAG
- the LOC116152561 gene encoding olfactory receptor 1L8, translated as MERVNQTSSVSEFILLGLSSRPEDQMPLFILFLTMYLITIIGNLLIILAIRSDPHLQTPMYFFLSFLSFTDICFTTTIVPRMLVNFVSGKTISYAGCLTQMYFVYALGNTDSCLLAVMAFDRYVAICDPFHYVTIMSHHRCALLVALSCSLPHLHSLLHTLLLNQLNFCDSNVIHHFLCDLSPLMKLSCSSTFVNEIVIMIEGSVFVVTPFLFIAFSYTRILITVFNIPSAAGKRKAFSTCGSHLTVVTLFYGSIFYVYLQPVSTYTVRDHMATIVYTVLSSMLNPFIYSLRNKDLKQGLRKLMGRRKPQAAPS; from the coding sequence ATGGAAAGAGTCAACCAAACCAGCAGTGTCTCTGAATTCATCCTCCTGGGACTCTCCTCCCGGCCTGAGGACCAGATGCCACTCTTTATCCTCTTCCTCACCATGTACCTCATCACAATAATAGGGAACCTGCTCATCATCCTGGCCATCCGCTCTGATCCCCACCTCCAGACCCCCatgtatttcttcttgagtttCTTGTCTTTCACTGATATTTGCTTCACAACGACCATCGTCCCCAGAATGCTGGTGAACTTCGTGTCAGGGAAGACCATCTCCTATGCTGGGTGTCTGACCCAGATGTATTTTGTATATGCTTTGGGCAACACTGACAGCTGCCTTCTAGCAGTCATGGCCTttgaccgctatgtggccatctgtgACCCCTTCCACTATGTCACCATCATGAGCCACCACCGCTGTGCCCTCCTGGTGGCCTTGTCCTGCTCATTGCCTCACCTCCACTCACTCCTACACACACTTCTGCTGAATCAGCTCAACTTCTGTGACTCTAATGTTATCCACCACTTTCTCTGCGACCTCAGCCCTCTGATGAAATTGTCCTGCTCCTCCACATTTGTCAATGAAATTGTGATAATGATTGAAGGATCTGTTTTTGTGGTGACCCCCTTTCTATTCATTGCTTTCTCTTATACGCGAATCCTCATCACTGTTTTCAACATTCCTTCAGCTGCTGGGAAACGCAAAGCCTTCTCCACTTGCGGTTCTCACCTCACTGTGGTAACACTCTTTTATGGAAGCATCTTCTATGTCTATTTACAGCCCGTGTCCACCTACACCGTCAGGGACCACATGGCAACGATTGTCTACACAGTTCTGTCCTCCATGCTCAACCCTTTCATCTACAGCCTGAGAAACAAAGACCTGAAGCAGGGCCTGAGGAAGCTGATGGGCAGGAGGAAACCCCAGGCAGCACCCTCTTGA